CTAGGAACCAAATGCAGGCCTGACTGTCCAGAATCTATGGTCGCTCGACCACGGCGCTCTGGCTTCCAGCTCTCCAACTCAATCCATTGCATCAGACGCGTTTCTGTTGCGCCCTCTCTATGGGTCCCCGTCCCCAGGTGTCACTGTCTCCGTTCCCACATTTCCTCTCCCTACTTCCCATCTCCTCAGgcctcccctcctgctctgttTCCCCAGGACAGCTCGGGGCTGCGCCTCTGGAAACGCCGCTGGTTCGTCCTCTCCGGCCATTGCCTCTTCTATTACAAGGGTCAGTGCCCTGGCCTGCGTGGGGTGGAcgggtccccacccccaccccccaccgcctcccTTTCCTCTGGCCTCTTGGCCTCCAGATCCCTGTGTGATCCCTGAGCCCAGCCCCTCTTTTGCAGACAGCCGCGAGGAGAGCGTCCTGGGCAGCGTCCTGCTGCCAAGCTACAGTATCAGGCCAGATGGGCCAGGAGCCCCCCGAGGGCGGCGCTTCACCTTCACCGTGAGTCCGTCCCTGGGGTCACTAAGGCACTAGGCAACGGGGGCAGTCACTGGGGCATCCATTATTGGAGATAAAAAGTCTTGACCAGGGTCCGTGGCATCCTCCTTTCTAGAGGTCGCGGGCGTCCACGTCCCCAACTGTCTTTCCCCGCAGGCTGAGCACCCAGGCATGAGGACCTATGTTCTGGCCGCTGACACGTTGGAGGACCTGCGGGGCTGGCTGAGGGCGCTGGGCCGGGCCTCTCGCGCAGAGGGGGACGATTGGTGAGTGTAGGTCCTGGCCGTGGCCCTGACGTCCAATCTGGGTCCACCTaatccccagcccctcccctttaGGCGCTGCCTCGTCAATGTCCAATCACTTGTCTTGTAGCTCAGGAGACTCCGCCCTTCAAGTCCCAACCCCAGGGAAATTCATCTCCTCCAATCAGCAAAGTCTTTCTCTTCTAGCCCCCACCCACCACTTTGTCCAGCCCCCGCCCATCAATATTCCACACTCCCTGGTTGGCTCCCTCGGAAGTCTCCATCCCGAAGGCTGCCACTTAAAGAATgtcaaataggggcgcctgggtggcgcagtcggttaagcgtccgacttcagccaggtcacgatctcgcggtccgtgagttcgagccccgcgtcaggctctgggctgatggctcggagcctggagcctgtttccgattctgtgtctccctctctctcatgctctgtctctctctgtcccaaaaatgaataaacattgaaaaaaaaaattaaaaaaaaaaagaatgtcaaataTAGAAAGACCGTCACTGCCCCAGCCTGACCCAAGTTTCAGGCTGGAGACTCATAGTCTGGGACATTGGGTCCAGAGACCCGGATGGACCTTGTtacactcccccctcccccccgccccccccccccccccccagtcactGCCACACTCTGGGCCTCATTCCTATCTGCAAAATAGGAACAATGATTTATACTGCACCACCTTCGCTTTATTCTGTGTATGTTCCCGTGTGTGCTCATCCGTGAAGTGGGAATAAGGGTTGTTATGAGGCACAAAGGAGTGTTGTCTTTTTCTGTACCCACTCGTTAGTGGGCGACCCAGGTCACCTGCACTTCCCCAGCCGGGAGAGGGCCCTGGTGGCCCCGGTGGCCCCCCGGAGGtgagcagaggggaagagaggcacAGCTTAGAATCACCGGAGGTGGCTCGGCTGTCCAGAGGTCGCGGACGACCTGGGCTGCTCACTCCCAGCCCCACAGCCGACCTCCAGTCTGGACCTCGGATCCGGAGGACTAGGAGCCCCGAGTGAGTTGACGGAGTCTGGGACAAGAAGGTTTTACAGGGCCGAGCATCGAGCATccgaggggaagaagaagggggtgggggggtggggagaaaaggaaaaaaaaagaaaaagaaaaaagttgggggCGTGGCCTaagaggagggcagggactgggaCTGCTTCCCGTAAGGCTTAGAGCTTTCTTTCTTGAGTAGGTGGGAGTTGCTGGAGTTCTTATGGGGTCAGAACCCATAGGGGGCAAGTCCTAAGGAGGAGATGCcacaaagggggaaaatattCATGCTCTGGCTAATAGAGGGGAGTTCTACTCCAGAGGGACCGTCAGACACATTGGAAGGAGACGCACACATGAGGATGACTGGGTGGGTAGTGGGGTGAAGGGGCTCTAGTTGACCTAGTTCCCCTATTCTCTCTTCCCAACAGCCTGTTCACACCCCTCTCTCGCCCTCCATCCCCTCTGAGCCTCCCCCGGCCCCGTTCTGCTCCTGCGCGCAGACCCCCTCCGACCTCGGGTGACATAGCACCTCTTGCCAGACCCCATACCCCTCTGAGTCGCATCGATGTCCGGCCTGCCCTGGATTGGGGCCCCCAGCGCCAGACACTCTCTAGGCCCCCCACTCCCCGGAGAGGACCTTCCTctgaggctgggggaggaagaCCCCCCAGGAGTCCCCAGCACtggagtcaggaggccagaaCACAGGTCAGCAGAGAGGTAATGGGGAGGGGGACTACATTTCCCATATGGCTACGGGCTGTCTTTCCAGGCTGGTCTGCGGGCCATGGCCCCTTGAGCATCATGGGGATTGTGGTTCAGCATAATCACAGCTGGGTTCAGATGTGAGGGGGAAAGTGAACTTCATCTCCCATCAGTCCTCAGGGCTGTCTTTTCAGGCTGGTCTCTGGCCATTACCCCTTAAGTATTATGGGGATTGTAGTCCAAAATACTGTCCTCCAAGACCATGCTGGGAGAAGTAGTGTGGATTACATCTGTCTTGTGTCTCCAGTTTCTTTCCAAGATGTTCACTTGCTATTTTTCTCTGAGCATCATGGGATTGTAGCCCAGAATATCTACAGTTCACCAAAGATGTGAGAGTGAGAGTAGATTACAACTTCCTTTGGTCCCTGGGGCAGTTTTGCCAGGCTTGTCCCATTAGTATCATCCTATGTGTCCCCACGGTGGCACATAGCTGGAGGACAGGTAGTTGAGAAAGTTGTGGGGCTCAGTTCTGAACCTCAGTGAGTCTCCTGAGTCACATCAATTCTGGACACATCCACCCTAATATTTGGTTACTAAAACATGCCGATTTCTAACCATCTCTGTTTCAATATTCCTCCCAGGCCCCCTCTAGCTCCACGTATCTCCAGCTACCCCCGAGAGCTCCCGGGACCCGGGCTTCCATGGTTTTATTGGTAGGTGTCCTGGAGCACCTTGAATCTGCCAGGGcccccttccttgctttctttgctATGGAGAATGTCGTCTCCCGGACTTGTGTGCCTAGAGAAGACTGGGTATTTCCAGGTCCCTTGGCAGACTCTTCTGTTAGTTTCCTAAGACTGTTGCAAACTGGGTGGCATGCATATAGAATATCTCTCCATTCATTCATATCATCTTCCGGGTATATATTcgagttttaagtttttttccgCAGGGATCTTGTGTGCTCTTAGTTAAGGTAATTCCTAAATTCCTGATAGTTTTTATAGCTATTTGAAtggtatctttttctcttttctttttttaacgtttattcattttttgatagagagacagagcatgagggggggaggggcagagagaaagggagacacagaatgcaaagcgggctccaggctctaaactggcagcacagagcccaacgtgggactcgaactcacggaccgtgagatcatgacctgagctgaagttggacgcttaaccaactgagccacccaggtgcctccccccccccccccccccgccttttttcttttttaattctgttttctagCTATGGATGGTATAGAGATATATGATTGATGTTTGGAACTTCATCTTTCCTCTGGGATCCTTTCtgaattgtcttatttttttttttttattttttttttaagtaatgtctacacccatcgtggggcttgaactcacaaaccccaagatcaagagtcacatgctccactgattgagccagccaggcgctcctgaaTTCTCTTATTCTGATCACTCTTTGATTTTGTTGGTTTCTCTGGGTAGGTGAGCATATCATCCGTAAATAATAGTGgttttacttttccctttcctATCCTTACActtcgttttgttttctttttcttttctaatagcaTCGGTCAAGATCTCTACTAGTGTGTGAAACTGTAACAGTAGTAGTGagcatccttattttattttctcctgtaaaAGAAATGTCtgtgtggcgcctgggtggctccgtcggttgagcgtccgacttcggctcaggtcatgatctcacggtctgtgagttccagccccgcatcgggctctgtgctgatggctcggagcctggagcctgcctcggattctgtgtctccctctgtctctctgccccttccctgctcgtgctctgtctctctctgtctctctcaaaagtaaataaacattaaaaaaaaaaaaaagtttttaaattaaaaaaaaaataaaaaaggaatgtcTGAATTTTCTCCCTGAGTTATAACATGGCTATAGCTGTTTGGTGACAGAGCCCATTGGATCTCCCTAAAGCCAAGAATCCGGCGGTTGGTCTACTGAGGTTTGCTAAAGCTTGGAACAAAGCTAATAAGGAGAAAGGTGTCTGTCATTAGAAACAGGGCTTGATTCAGCACTGAGCTACAACAAAGACCTGTCTGTCCATGTGACCcctggcttttctctttctcctcagccGGGTCCCCCCCTAGACTCAGCTTTTCACCAAAGCTTGGAGACAGATGTAAGTCCTCCCTGGCCCAACCCCTGCCGAGTTCTCAGAGGCGGGAAGAGAATGCTTTAGATGGTGGTGGTGGCCGTGGCCACAGGGAGGACAGGGGAAGAGCCAGATCTGGTCCATAAATAGCTCCTGTCCTCCTCTTTCCAGACCCTGTTGACCAAGTTGTGTGGGCAGGACCGGCTCCTGAGGAGGCTACAGGAGGAGATAGACCAGAGGCATGAGGAGAAGGTATGAGGCTCTGAAACGGGGAAGGACTCTTGGCCTCTCCACCCATCTCTCCCTTCCTGAGCCCCAGCGTGCCCCAGGATTTGGGAGgacaccgtctctctctctccctggggctGTACGTGGATTCAGAAGTTGAACCACCTTCCGTCTCGGTGCAGGAGCAGCTAGAAGCAGCCTTGGAGTTGACCAGGCAGCAGCTGAGCCAAACAACCAGGGAGGCCGCGGCTccagggagggcctgggggcGCCAGCGCCTCCTGCAGGACCGACTGGTCAGTGTGAGGGCCACTCTCTGTCACCTGACTCAGGTGAGCGTCTAGGAAGGAGTATGCCCTCCCAGGAGGCCTGAGGACACTACAAGTTGTCAGTGAAGGGGACCTGCCAGCAGAGGCTTATGGGAAGGTGGTTCTTGAGCATTCCCCTCTTTCCAGGTTTTAAACCAGTCATCTTGACGGTCTTAGAGAGTGGGAGGCAAACAGCCAACAAACAGCAGACTTAATTTAGTGGTTTGAGAGGGTGAATTTGACATGGGCTTCCTGGTTTTGAATCTCAgctcctgctgtgtgaccttagaaaaGTTACTTGACCCCTCTGGGCCTTAgatgcccctctctctctctctctctctctctctttttttttttttttttttttttttttttttttttgagagagagagaagacgagtagacagagaaggagagagagaatcttaagcaggttcaacagccagtgcacagcctgacccggggcttcatttcacaaacagtgagatcatgacccgaaccgaaatcaagagtcagacgctcaagcagctgagccacccagttgccccctcAGATGCCTCTTCTATGaacttgaaatgataaaaatagtatttagtaCATACAGTCAttgtaaaaatttcttaaatacatacatatttaaacatacatagtctataatatacatatataaatgagtGATTATTTAACacttatatattatgtaatatattttctatatatgtcatgtatatatcatatatttgtgaatatttaaaagttaGGTACCTGGTAGATGGTAAGAAATATTTACATGTTAGCTATAATTattgttatctgtaaaatggggacattaataatacctacctcacaagaattaaataaatgagagCTAAGTGTAGTGCCTAGTACATGGTAAGCACCTAATAAGTATTAGCTGTGATGATAATGATTCTTCCTTGGGGGTGCTTAGAGACCctgggggtctctctctctctctgtcttgactGTCCCCAGAATTTATTAGATCTGTAGACTCTTCCACCCTAGGGGAGTTCAGAGGTAATCAGAGAATTTAGGGAAACCTGTTACTTGTCTACACTAGCAGCTCATTGGAATGGCAGGTTCCTTATAGACTCTGGGGAATCCTAGTAGTCTGAGCAAAGGGGCTCTTGGGAATTGTAGTCCATATGTgtcctctccccccgcccccctcccccccccccccccccccaatccggGCACTGGGGACCaggccttccttcctcctcctcggGCTGGGAAAAAATGGAGTGGGGAAAGATCTGGTGGGTGGGCGTACTAACCCTGTGTTTCCCTGTTTTGGGCACCTGAGGAGCGAGAGCGGGTTTGGGACACGTACAACAGCCTGGAACAGGAACTGGGCAGCTTGAGAGAGACTCTGGAATACCTGCTGCACCTTGGTTCCCCCCAGGTATACATACCCCTGCCCCGAGACCCCACACTCCACCCTCGGCTCCTTGTCTGCCATTGAAACCCTTTTGGCATTTAAGCCCCTCCCACTTCGTTTCAAACTCCTCCCCTTACATCCTTTCCTTACATTTTGAACCCTTTATTGTAGTTAAGACCTTGCCCTTCGTTTTAAGACACACCTGTTTGGAATCACTCTCTCTTCTGGTTCTAAATCTCTCCTCTAATTTTGAAGCCCTGTCCTCTGGTGCAAAATTTCACCCCTCAGCCCTGCCACATCCTGTGTCCTGACTTTTGCTGTTTCATTTATCCTCCGGAATTTCTAGTTCCAAATCCAATCACTTGGTTCAAGcttcactacttttttttttttttttaaatatttatttatttttgagagagggggggacgggcagagagagagggagacacagaatccggaagcaggctccagactctgagctgccagcacagagcacgacgcggggcttgaacccacaaatcgtgagatcatgacctgagccgaagtcggaggctcacccgactgagccccccaggcgccctattttttttaaatgtttatttattttgagagagacagagagcacgagcaggggaaggacagagagagggagggagagaatcccaagcaggctcctaactgttagtgcaaagccccacttggggctggatctcacaaaccatgagatcatgacctgagctgaaattaagagttggatgcttaactgactgagccacccaggtgcccctaaagattttatttttaagtaatcgctacatccaacatggggcttgaactcacaaccctgatatcaagagtcacatgctcctccaagtgagccagccaggctcaccccccaccctgcttctTCATTCTAAGCCTAATAATCAAGTTTCTAGATCATATATCTTTAGTTTAAAACGTTGACTTCTAGTATTAAATGCATACTCAGATTTAAGGGCTGCTCTCTGCATGTTaaacccctccccctccttcctaaAATCCACTCTCACTGCTAATCCCCCTCCTCGCTGGTGTTAAAAATCACTTGGCACCAGCAGTATATGCAAAGAACCAAATTAGGTTTATTACAGGAATTCAAGGTTACTTTAACACTTGCAAATCAGTCCATGTATTTTtgtaaaaaggagaaaagcctTCATCTCAAGTCTAGCAAATAAAGAtatgaggagcagagaaaaagaagtaaacctattttcatttatagatgacatgattgtatatatgtagaaaatccaaaataatctctGGATAAGCTagtagaataaacaaattcatcaAGGTCACTGAATGCAAGGATAATACGCATAAATCACTGGTCTTCCTGTATATTAGTACCAAATGAATAgagaatatttataaacaatagtGTTCGTAATTGacataaacaagtaaaatatccAGGATGAAATCTAATGAAAGATATGCAAGGCATCTATTTGGCACGCCATAAAACAtcactgagagaaattaaagaagacttacataaatggaaagatataccatgttcatggataggaaagATACCATAATATAAAGATGTAGTCTCTCCAGATTGATTTCCCCAGTGGGGTTTACAATCCCAGTACACATCTGGGAGGTTTCTGTGTAGAGATTGACAAAATGACTCTAAATTGTATCCATCAGGGCAAAAGACTAAGAGTAGCCAAGGCAACCTccaaaaacaaagctggaggactaAGGCAAGTGAATGTCATGTCTGTCTGCAAAGCTACAGTTAATAAGACAGTGTACTACTGTCACAAGTTTAGACAAATAGACAAAAGGGATAGAATAGGATATTCAAGAGCAgattcacatatatttatatgctcTCAAACTTATAACGGAGACAACTGCAGAGCAGTATAGAAAAgacagtgttggggcgcctgggtggctgagttgcttaagcatctgacttcggctcaggtcacgaactcacagttcatgagtgcaagccctgcgtcgggctctgtgctgacatttcagagcctggcgcctgcttcagattctgcctccttctctctctgcccctcccctggttgccctctttctctctttctcaaaaataaacattaacaaattttttttttaaaaaaagagtaggatAAAATTATCCGCGTAACCTCACTTTGTGCAGAAATCTGTCCCCACCCATTGCCccgttctctcccactctctcaaaaataagtaaacataaaaaagttaaaaaaaagaaaagaaaagccagtgTTTGTGATAAATTGTGATGGGTCAAAGGGATATCTGTATGGAAATGGATATCCACAAATAGAGCCTCCATATGCATACATCATGCGTTTATGACTCCATAAATACAGCCTCGCTGATTTCAGACCCATCTTTAACCCTCCTGGCATTTTCCCACCTTTTGAGTAGCggttttctctcctcccccccgccAGGACAGAGCATCTGCTCAGCAGCAACTATGGATGGTGGAAGACACGCTGGCAGGTCTGGGGGGCCCCCAGAAACCACCCCCCAACGCTGAACCTGACTCCCCATCCCCTGCACTCCAAGGCGAGGAGTCCTCAGAGAGGGAGGTGAGACGCACaagcctctctccccacccccagctccctgtcCCATCTGCCCTGGCCCAACTCATCACCcactcccctttttctctctccctttctttctctcagctaACCAACCCCAGGCAAGTATCCTAGGCTCTGGAAGTATCTAGGATACTGTGCTGATTAGCaga
The sequence above is a segment of the Leopardus geoffroyi isolate Oge1 chromosome E2, O.geoffroyi_Oge1_pat1.0, whole genome shotgun sequence genome. Coding sequences within it:
- the PLEKHA4 gene encoding pleckstrin homology domain-containing family A member 4 isoform X8, producing MEEGRPRSSLSLASSVSTISSLGSLSTKKPTRAVSKVHAFGKRGNALRRDPNLPVHIRGWLHKQDSSGLRLWKRRWFVLSGHCLFYYKDSREESVLGSVLLPSYSIRPDGPGAPRGRRFTFTAEHPGMRTYVLAADTLEDLRGWLRALGRASRAEGDDCGRPRSPALPQPGEGPGGPGGPPEVSRGEERHSLESPEVARLSRGRGRPGLLTPSPTADLQSGPRIRRTRSPDLFTPLSRPPSPLSLPRPRSAPARRPPPTSGDIAPLARPHTPLSRIDVRPALDWGPQRQTLSRPPTPRRGPSSEAGGGRPPRSPQHWSQEARTQAPSSSTYLQLPPRAPGTRASMVLLPGPPLDSAFHQSLETDTLLTKLCGQDRLLRRLQEEIDQRHEEKEQLEAALELTRQQLSQTTREAAAPGRAWGRQRLLQDRLVSVRATLCHLTQERERVWDTYNSLEQELGSLRETLEYLLHLGSPQSLPESLELSSSRSPEADWGRPPGGDRDLPSPRSGLGSPRVSRASSPESRRPVSPPPGTKAPLARPRMSAQEQMERIRRNQEFGRPLPRPASPRHLTLGRTLSPARRQPDREQRPVQGHSGAPKWLRSSGSWSSPRTTTPYLPTSEGHRERVLSLSQALATEASQWHRMMTGGHLDSRGDPLPPAPPPPSDPTPQVTSPPRSPVANSSNSGSAGCSHRGSGRGAGPASWEPTWESGTAPPALTQEEGAWPLRVTLLQSSF
- the PLEKHA4 gene encoding pleckstrin homology domain-containing family A member 4 isoform X10 gives rise to the protein MEEGRPRSSLSLASSVSTISSLGSLSTKKPTRAVSKVHAFGKRGNALRRDPNLPVHIRGWLHKQDSSGLRLWKRRWFVLSGHCLFYYKDSREESVLGSVLLPSYSIRPDGPGAPRGRRFTFTAEHPGMRTYVLAADTLEDLRGWLRALGRASRAEGDDCGRPRSPALPQPGEGPGGPGGPPEVSRGEERHSLESPEVARLSRGRGRPGLLTPSPTADLQSGPRIRRTRSPDLFTPLSRPPSPLSLPRPRSAPARRPPPTSGDIAPLARPHTPLSRIDVRPALDWGPQRQTLSRPPTPRRGPSSEAGGGRPPRSPQHWSQEARTQAPSSSTYLQLPPRAPGTRASMVLLERERVWDTYNSLEQELGSLRETLEYLLHLGSPQDRASAQQQLWMVEDTLAGLGGPQKPPPNAEPDSPSPALQGEESSERESLPESLELSSSRSPEADWGRPPGGDRDLPSPRSGLGSPRVSRASSPESRRPVSPPPGTKAPLARPRMSAQEQMERIRRNQEFGRPLPRPASPRHLTLGRTLSPARRQPDREQRPVQGHSGAPKWLRSSGSWSSPRTTTPYLPTSEGHRERVLSLSQALATEASQWHRMMTGGHLDSRGDPLPPAPPPPSDPTPQVTSPPRSPVANSSNSGSAGCSHRGSGRGAGPASWEPTWESGTAPPALTQEEGAWPLRVTLLQSSF
- the PLEKHA4 gene encoding pleckstrin homology domain-containing family A member 4 isoform X1 — encoded protein: MEEGRPRSSLSLASSVSTISSLGSLSTKKPTRAVSKVHAFGKRGNALRRDPNLPVHIRGWLHKQDSSGLRLWKRRWFVLSGHCLFYYKDSREESVLGSVLLPSYSIRPDGPGAPRGRRFTFTAEHPGMRTYVLAADTLEDLRGWLRALGRASRAEGDDCGRPRSPALPQPGEGPGGPGGPPEVSRGEERHSLESPEVARLSRGRGRPGLLTPSPTADLQSGPRIRRTRSPDLFTPLSRPPSPLSLPRPRSAPARRPPPTSGDIAPLARPHTPLSRIDVRPALDWGPQRQTLSRPPTPRRGPSSEAGGGRPPRSPQHWSQEARTQVSREAPSSSTYLQLPPRAPGTRASMVLLPGPPLDSAFHQSLETDTLLTKLCGQDRLLRRLQEEIDQRHEEKEQLEAALELTRQQLSQTTREAAAPGRAWGRQRLLQDRLVSVRATLCHLTQERERVWDTYNSLEQELGSLRETLEYLLHLGSPQDRASAQQQLWMVEDTLAGLGGPQKPPPNAEPDSPSPALQGEESSERESLPESLELSSSRSPEADWGRPPGGDRDLPSPRSGLGSPRVSRASSPESRRPVSPPPGTKAPLARPRMSAQEQMERIRRNQEFGRPLPRPASPRHLTLGRTLSPARRQPDREQRPVQGHSGAPKWLRSSGSWSSPRTTTPYLPTSEGHRERVLSLSQALATEASQWHRMMTGGHLDSRGDPLPPAPPPPSDPTPQVTSPPRSPVANSSNSGSAGCSHRGSGRGAGPASWEPTWESGTAPPALTQEEGAWPLRVTLLQSSF
- the PLEKHA4 gene encoding pleckstrin homology domain-containing family A member 4 isoform X7 codes for the protein MEEGRPRSSLSLASSVSTISSLGSLSTKKPTRAVSKVHAFGKRGNALRRDPNLPVHIRGWLHKQDSSGLRLWKRRWFVLSGHCLFYYKDSREESVLGSVLLPSYSIRPDGPGAPRGRRFTFTAEHPGMRTYVLAADTLEDLRGWLRALGRASRAEGDDCGRPRSPALPQPGEGPGGPGGPPEVSRGEERHSLESPEVARLSRGRGRPGLLTPSPTADLQSGPRIRRTRSPDLFTPLSRPPSPLSLPRPRSAPARRPPPTSGDIAPLARPHTPLSRIDVRPALDWGPQRQTLSRPPTPRRGPSSEAGGGRPPRSPQHWSQEARTQVSREAPSSSTYLQLPPRAPGTRASMVLLPGPPLDSAFHQSLETDTLLTKLCGQDRLLRRLQEEIDQRHEEKEQLEAALELTRQQLSQTTREAAAPGRAWGRQRLLQDRLVSVRATLCHLTQERERVWDTYNSLEQELGSLRETLEYLLHLGSPQSLPESLELSSSRSPEADWGRPPGGDRDLPSPRSGLGSPRVSRASSPESRRPVSPPPGTKAPLARPRMSAQEQMERIRRNQEFGRPLPRPASPRHLTLGRTLSPARRQPDREQRPVQGHSGAPKWLRSSGSWSSPRTTTPYLPTSEGHRERVLSLSQALATEASQWHRMMTGGHLDSRGDPLPPAPPPPSDPTPQVTSPPRSPVANSSNSGSAGCSHRGSGRGAGPASWEPTWESGTAPPALTQEEGAWPLRVTLLQSSF
- the PLEKHA4 gene encoding pleckstrin homology domain-containing family A member 4 isoform X3; translated protein: MEEGRPRSSLSLASSVSTISSLGSLSTKKPTRAVSKVHAFGKRGNALRRDPNLPVHIRGWLHKQDSSGLRLWKRRWFVLSGHCLFYYKDSREESVLGSVLLPSYSIRPDGPGAPRGRRFTFTAEHPGMRTYVLAADTLEDLRGWLRALGRASRAEGDDCGRPRSPALPQPGEGPGGPGGPPEVSRGEERHSLESPEVARLSRGRGRPGLLTPSPTADLQSGPRIRRTRSPDLFTPLSRPPSPLSLPRPRSAPARRPPPTSGDIAPLARPHTPLSRIDVRPALDWGPQRQTLSRPPTPRRGPSSEAGGGRPPRSPQHWSQEARTQVSREAPSSSTYLQLPPRAPGTRASMVLLTLLTKLCGQDRLLRRLQEEIDQRHEEKEQLEAALELTRQQLSQTTREAAAPGRAWGRQRLLQDRLVSVRATLCHLTQERERVWDTYNSLEQELGSLRETLEYLLHLGSPQDRASAQQQLWMVEDTLAGLGGPQKPPPNAEPDSPSPALQGEESSERESLPESLELSSSRSPEADWGRPPGGDRDLPSPRSGLGSPRVSRASSPESRRPVSPPPGTKAPLARPRMSAQEQMERIRRNQEFGRPLPRPASPRHLTLGRTLSPARRQPDREQRPVQGHSGAPKWLRSSGSWSSPRTTTPYLPTSEGHRERVLSLSQALATEASQWHRMMTGGHLDSRGDPLPPAPPPPSDPTPQVTSPPRSPVANSSNSGSAGCSHRGSGRGAGPASWEPTWESGTAPPALTQEEGAWPLRVTLLQSSF
- the PLEKHA4 gene encoding pleckstrin homology domain-containing family A member 4 isoform X5; translated protein: MEEGRPRSSLSLASSVSTISSLGSLSTKKPTRAVSKVHAFGKRGNALRRDPNLPVHIRGWLHKQDSSGLRLWKRRWFVLSGHCLFYYKDSREESVLGSVLLPSYSIRPDGPGAPRGRRFTFTAEHPGMRTYVLAADTLEDLRGWLRALGRASRAEGDDCGRPRSPALPQPGEGPGGPGGPPEVSRGEERHSLESPEVARLSRGRGRPGLLTPSPTADLQSGPRIRRTRSPDLFTPLSRPPSPLSLPRPRSAPARRPPPTSGDIAPLARPHTPLSRIDVRPALDWGPQRQTLSRPPTPRRGPSSEAGGGRPPRSPQHWSQEARTQVSREAPSSSTYLQLPPRAPGTRASMVLLPGPPLDSAFHQSLETDTLLTKLCGQDRLLRRLQEEIDQRHEEKEQLEAALELTRQQLSQTTREAAAPGRAWGRQRLLQDRLVSVRATLCHLTQDRASAQQQLWMVEDTLAGLGGPQKPPPNAEPDSPSPALQGEESSERESLPESLELSSSRSPEADWGRPPGGDRDLPSPRSGLGSPRVSRASSPESRRPVSPPPGTKAPLARPRMSAQEQMERIRRNQEFGRPLPRPASPRHLTLGRTLSPARRQPDREQRPVQGHSGAPKWLRSSGSWSSPRTTTPYLPTSEGHRERVLSLSQALATEASQWHRMMTGGHLDSRGDPLPPAPPPPSDPTPQVTSPPRSPVANSSNSGSAGCSHRGSGRGAGPASWEPTWESGTAPPALTQEEGAWPLRVTLLQSSF
- the PLEKHA4 gene encoding pleckstrin homology domain-containing family A member 4 isoform X4; this translates as MEEGRPRSSLSLASSVSTISSLGSLSTKKPTRAVSKVHAFGKRGNALRRDPNLPVHIRGWLHKQDSSGLRLWKRRWFVLSGHCLFYYKDSREESVLGSVLLPSYSIRPDGPGAPRGRRFTFTAEHPGMRTYVLAADTLEDLRGWLRALGRASRAEGDDCGRPRSPALPQPGEGPGGPGGPPEVSRGEERHSLESPEVARLSRGRGRPGLLTPSPTADLQSGPRIRRTRSPDLFTPLSRPPSPLSLPRPRSAPARRPPPTSGDIAPLARPHTPLSRIDVRPALDWGPQRQTLSRPPTPRRGPSSEAGGGRPPRSPQHWSQEARTQAPSSSTYLQLPPRAPGTRASMVLLTLLTKLCGQDRLLRRLQEEIDQRHEEKEQLEAALELTRQQLSQTTREAAAPGRAWGRQRLLQDRLVSVRATLCHLTQERERVWDTYNSLEQELGSLRETLEYLLHLGSPQDRASAQQQLWMVEDTLAGLGGPQKPPPNAEPDSPSPALQGEESSERESLPESLELSSSRSPEADWGRPPGGDRDLPSPRSGLGSPRVSRASSPESRRPVSPPPGTKAPLARPRMSAQEQMERIRRNQEFGRPLPRPASPRHLTLGRTLSPARRQPDREQRPVQGHSGAPKWLRSSGSWSSPRTTTPYLPTSEGHRERVLSLSQALATEASQWHRMMTGGHLDSRGDPLPPAPPPPSDPTPQVTSPPRSPVANSSNSGSAGCSHRGSGRGAGPASWEPTWESGTAPPALTQEEGAWPLRVTLLQSSF